In Pseudomonas sp. GCEP-101, one DNA window encodes the following:
- a CDS encoding GNAT family N-acetyltransferase: MSLLYRLATLADLPPLVTLEEGTFNEDRLSARSFRHLIAAPSADLVVAEKEGELLGYALLLFRQGSGVARLYSLAVSAQARGQGVGRGLLEEGERRSAARNCSRLRLEVRLDNAVAIALYERQGYRRFARTAGFYEDGSDAWRYEKTLGHREPDRSGA; encoded by the coding sequence ATGTCGTTGTTATATCGCCTTGCCACGCTCGCCGATTTGCCGCCTCTGGTGACGCTGGAAGAGGGCACCTTCAACGAGGACCGTCTCAGCGCGCGCAGCTTTCGCCACCTGATCGCCGCACCGAGCGCCGACCTGGTCGTGGCCGAGAAGGAGGGCGAGCTGCTGGGCTACGCCTTGCTGCTGTTTCGCCAGGGCAGCGGCGTGGCGCGCCTATACTCCCTGGCAGTCTCGGCGCAGGCCCGTGGCCAGGGCGTGGGGCGCGGATTGCTGGAGGAGGGCGAGCGGCGATCCGCGGCGCGGAACTGCTCGCGGCTGCGCCTGGAGGTCCGCCTGGACAACGCCGTCGCCATCGCCTTGTACGAGCGCCAGGGTTATCGCCGTTTTGCCCGCACGGCCGGCTTCTACGAAGACGGCAGTGACGCCTGGCGCTACGAGAAGACGCTTGGCCATCGGGAACCAGATAGGAGCGGGGCATGA
- a CDS encoding RimK family protein, with the protein MSSLQTNFHEKFNASSLQIIADASAQPPSARSSQVLIIVERKEDWASYLPSEDMLTAREYLEDSRQFDTGKRLQVINLCRHYKYLGHGYYCSLLAEARGHKVIPSVRTISELAKKSLYGLALDGLEKTLEKALDQHPCASTDGFTLRLYFGHTDLEPLQSIARQLFEAFPCPILLVDFRRTDAWHIAGVRPGALHKLRENQEDQFADALDRFSRRVWRQPNSRRLARYDLAILHNPAETLPPSNARALEHFVRVGRQLGIDVELIEKKDYARLAEYDALLIRETTRVDDHTYRFAKKAESEGLIVMDDPASILRCTNKVYLTDLLRSHGLGMPDTEILYKDNPQELERVGARLGFPLVLKIPDGCFSRGVYKVEDAQQLRSVSAELFEHSVLLLAQEYLYTDYDWRIGILNRQPVFACQYFMSRGHWQIVQHKADGEVIGECRTLPVEKAPSAVVELALKTANLIGDGLYGVDLKEVDGEVVVIEVNDNPNLDAGIEDACLKDDLYRRVLEEFVRRLELKRRGQAL; encoded by the coding sequence ATGTCTTCATTACAGACTAACTTCCATGAAAAGTTCAACGCAAGTTCCCTCCAGATAATCGCCGACGCCTCTGCACAGCCACCTTCAGCCCGCTCCAGCCAGGTCCTGATCATCGTCGAACGCAAGGAAGACTGGGCCTCTTACCTTCCCAGCGAAGACATGCTGACCGCGCGGGAATATCTGGAAGATTCGCGTCAGTTCGACACGGGCAAGCGCCTGCAAGTGATCAACCTGTGCCGCCACTATAAATATCTCGGACACGGTTATTATTGTTCGCTGCTGGCCGAGGCGCGCGGGCACAAGGTGATTCCTTCGGTACGCACGATCAGCGAACTGGCGAAGAAATCCCTCTACGGGCTGGCCCTGGATGGCCTGGAAAAGACCCTGGAAAAAGCCCTCGACCAGCATCCCTGCGCCAGCACCGACGGCTTCACCCTGCGCCTGTATTTCGGCCACACGGACCTGGAACCGCTGCAATCCATCGCCCGCCAGCTGTTCGAAGCCTTCCCCTGCCCCATCCTGCTGGTGGACTTTCGCCGCACCGACGCTTGGCACATCGCCGGTGTGCGACCCGGCGCGCTGCACAAGCTGCGGGAGAACCAGGAAGACCAGTTCGCCGACGCCCTCGACCGCTTCAGCCGGCGCGTGTGGCGCCAGCCCAACTCACGGCGCCTGGCGCGTTACGACCTGGCCATCCTGCACAACCCGGCGGAAACCCTGCCGCCCTCCAATGCCCGCGCCCTGGAACACTTCGTCCGGGTCGGCCGGCAGCTGGGCATCGACGTCGAACTGATCGAGAAGAAGGACTATGCGCGCCTGGCCGAGTACGACGCGCTGCTGATCCGCGAGACCACCCGTGTCGACGACCACACCTACCGCTTCGCCAAGAAGGCCGAGAGCGAGGGGCTGATCGTGATGGACGACCCGGCGTCGATCCTGCGCTGCACCAACAAGGTCTACCTCACCGACCTGCTGCGCAGCCACGGCCTGGGCATGCCGGACACGGAAATCCTCTACAAGGACAACCCCCAGGAACTGGAGCGCGTCGGCGCGCGGCTGGGCTTCCCGCTGGTGCTGAAGATTCCCGACGGCTGCTTTTCCCGCGGCGTGTACAAGGTCGAGGACGCCCAGCAGCTGCGCAGCGTCAGCGCCGAACTGTTCGAGCACTCGGTCCTGCTGCTGGCCCAGGAATACCTCTACACCGACTACGACTGGCGCATCGGCATCCTCAACCGCCAGCCGGTGTTCGCCTGCCAGTACTTCATGTCCCGCGGGCACTGGCAGATCGTCCAGCACAAGGCCGACGGCGAGGTGATCGGCGAATGCCGCACGCTGCCGGTGGAGAAAGCGCCGTCCGCCGTGGTGGAGCTGGCGCTGAAGACCGCCAACCTGATCGGCGACGGCCTGTATGGCGTCGATCTCAAGGAAGTCGACGGCGAGGTGGTGGTGATCGAGGTGAACGACAACCCCAACCTCGACGCCGGCATCGAAGACGCCTGCCTCAAGGACGATCTGTACCGCCGGGTGCTGGAAGAGTTCGTCCGCCGCCTGGAACTCAAGCGCCGCGGCCAGGCGCTCTGA
- a CDS encoding WD40/YVTN/BNR-like repeat-containing protein, with protein MDDRLLVATRKGLFTFQRGANGWQETRRDFLGEPLSAVLADPRDETLYAALNLGHFGCKLWRQRVGEDWQEIAVPTYPPQPDPLPASSEGEGAPWVLQQIWCLETGGAAEPGVLWAGTIPGGLFRSDDGGDSWALNRPLWDRPERARWMGGGYDWPGIHSISVDPRDSQHLTVAVSCGGVWQSDDGGASWRVTTQGMYADYMPPELREEGAIQDPHRLVQCPAQPQRLWVQHHNGIFTSTDGGEHWRDVPVTPSSFGFAVAVHPTQPDTAWFVPAVKDACRVPVDGRFVVTRTRDGGASFEVLDSGLPPGAAFDLVYRHGLAVEDDGACLAMGSTTGGLWLSENGGDHWQCLSANLPPIYCLRFG; from the coding sequence ATGGATGATCGATTACTGGTGGCGACCCGCAAGGGGCTGTTCACCTTTCAGCGCGGCGCCAACGGCTGGCAGGAAACCCGCCGCGACTTCCTCGGCGAACCGCTCAGCGCGGTGCTGGCCGACCCGCGCGACGAAACCCTCTACGCCGCCCTCAACCTCGGCCACTTCGGTTGCAAGCTGTGGCGCCAGCGTGTCGGCGAGGACTGGCAGGAAATCGCCGTGCCGACCTATCCGCCGCAGCCCGACCCGTTGCCGGCATCCAGCGAGGGCGAAGGCGCGCCCTGGGTCCTGCAGCAGATCTGGTGCCTGGAAACCGGTGGCGCCGCCGAGCCCGGCGTGCTCTGGGCCGGGACCATCCCCGGCGGCCTGTTCCGCAGCGACGATGGTGGCGACAGCTGGGCGTTGAACCGCCCCCTGTGGGACCGCCCCGAACGCGCACGCTGGATGGGCGGCGGCTACGACTGGCCGGGCATCCATTCGATCAGCGTCGACCCGCGCGACAGCCAGCACCTGACGGTCGCCGTGTCCTGCGGCGGCGTGTGGCAGAGCGACGATGGCGGCGCCAGCTGGCGCGTCACCACCCAAGGCATGTATGCCGACTACATGCCGCCGGAGCTGCGCGAAGAAGGCGCCATCCAGGACCCGCACCGGCTGGTGCAGTGCCCGGCACAGCCGCAGCGCTTGTGGGTGCAGCACCACAACGGCATCTTCACCTCCACCGATGGCGGGGAGCATTGGCGCGACGTGCCGGTGACGCCGTCCAGCTTCGGCTTCGCCGTCGCTGTCCACCCGACCCAGCCGGACACCGCCTGGTTCGTTCCCGCCGTGAAGGACGCCTGCCGGGTTCCGGTGGACGGCCGCTTCGTCGTTACCCGTACCCGTGACGGTGGCGCCAGTTTCGAGGTGCTCGACAGTGGCCTGCCGCCGGGGGCGGCCTTCGACCTGGTGTACCGCCACGGCCTGGCGGTGGAAGACGATGGCGCGTGCCTGGCCATGGGGTCGACCACCGGCGGCCTGTGGCTGTCCGAGAACGGCGGCGACCACTGGCAGTGCCTGTCGGCCAATCTGCCGCCGATCTACTGCCTGCGCTTTGGCTGA
- a CDS encoding MoaD/ThiS family protein: MCRIVFAPSIQRHVPIEECELPAATLAAALEAVFTRAPALRGYLLDDQGGLRRHLTIFIDGLRLRDRVRLSDALAADSEVYVVQALSGG; this comes from the coding sequence ATGTGCCGCATCGTCTTCGCCCCGTCGATCCAGCGCCACGTTCCCATCGAGGAATGCGAGTTGCCGGCGGCGACGCTGGCCGCTGCGCTGGAAGCGGTCTTCACCCGGGCGCCGGCCTTGCGCGGCTACCTGCTGGACGACCAGGGCGGGCTGCGCCGGCACCTGACGATCTTCATCGACGGCCTGCGCCTGCGTGACCGCGTCCGTCTCAGCGATGCGCTGGCGGCGGACAGCGAGGTGTACGTGGTCCAGGCCCTGAGCGGCGGTTGA
- a CDS encoding glutamine synthetase family protein, giving the protein MNFASVQEAQYFLAQNPDIEMVELFILDANGVPRGKLLHREELLAVYQSGRPLPSTILGLTVHGEDVEDSGLVWDVGDIDCRAYPLAGSLVRLPWRQIPTAAVQVSMHPEQGKPADIADPRHVLIHVIDGLKAAGYYPVMACELEFYLLDAKRDANGRPQPALDADGGRPRATQVYGLRELEQIEPFLADLYAACKAQGIPARTAISEYAPGQVEITLEHGDALLAMDQAVRYKRLVKGVAHKHGMQACFMAKPFDDLAGTGMHMHVSLADAEGNNLFASEDPAGTPLLRQAVGGMLKSLLDSLLLFCPNANSYRRFQANSYAPLAPTWGCDNRTVSLRVPGGPANTRHVEHRICGADANPYLAAAAILAGIHRGIREQIDPGAPVEGNGYAQAKELLPTDWLTSLRALERSSWARDALGHEFLGVYLKVKQAEYRQFMGEVGEQDWRWYLTQA; this is encoded by the coding sequence ATGAATTTCGCCTCCGTGCAAGAAGCCCAGTATTTCCTGGCCCAGAACCCCGATATCGAGATGGTCGAGCTGTTCATCCTCGACGCCAACGGCGTGCCGCGCGGCAAGCTGCTGCACCGCGAGGAACTGCTCGCGGTGTACCAGTCCGGCCGCCCGCTGCCCAGCACCATCCTCGGCCTCACCGTGCACGGCGAGGATGTGGAGGATTCCGGGCTGGTATGGGACGTCGGCGATATCGACTGCCGCGCCTATCCGCTGGCCGGCAGCCTGGTGCGCCTGCCCTGGCGGCAGATTCCCACGGCCGCGGTGCAGGTCAGCATGCATCCCGAGCAGGGCAAGCCGGCGGACATCGCCGACCCGCGCCATGTGCTGATCCACGTGATCGATGGCCTCAAGGCTGCCGGCTACTATCCGGTGATGGCGTGCGAGCTGGAGTTCTACCTGCTGGATGCCAAGCGCGACGCCAACGGCCGCCCGCAGCCGGCGCTCGATGCCGACGGCGGCCGCCCGCGCGCCACCCAGGTGTACGGCCTGCGTGAACTGGAGCAGATCGAGCCGTTCCTCGCCGACCTCTACGCTGCGTGCAAGGCCCAGGGCATTCCGGCGCGCACGGCCATTTCCGAATACGCGCCGGGCCAGGTGGAAATCACCCTGGAGCACGGTGACGCGCTGCTCGCCATGGACCAGGCGGTGCGCTACAAGCGCCTGGTGAAAGGCGTGGCGCACAAGCACGGCATGCAGGCGTGCTTCATGGCCAAGCCGTTCGACGACCTGGCCGGCACCGGCATGCACATGCACGTGTCGCTGGCCGATGCCGAGGGCAACAACCTGTTCGCCAGCGAAGACCCGGCAGGCACGCCGCTGCTGCGCCAGGCGGTGGGCGGCATGCTGAAAAGCCTGCTCGACTCGCTGCTGCTGTTCTGCCCCAACGCCAATTCCTATCGCCGCTTCCAGGCCAACAGCTACGCGCCGCTGGCGCCGACCTGGGGCTGCGACAACCGCACCGTGAGCCTGCGCGTGCCTGGCGGCCCGGCCAACACCCGGCACGTGGAGCACCGCATCTGCGGCGCCGATGCCAACCCATATCTCGCTGCGGCGGCCATCCTCGCCGGCATCCACCGCGGCATCCGCGAGCAGATCGATCCGGGCGCGCCGGTGGAAGGCAATGGCTACGCCCAGGCCAAGGAACTGCTGCCCACCGACTGGCTCACCTCGCTGCGCGCGCTGGAGCGCTCCAGCTGGGCGCGCGATGCGCTGGGGCATGAGTTCCTCGGCGTCTACCTGAAGGTCAAGCAGGCCGAGTACCGCCAGTTCATGGGCGAGGTCGGCGAGCAGGACTGGCGCTGGTATCTGACGCAGGCGTGA
- a CDS encoding NAD(P)/FAD-dependent oxidoreductase, giving the protein MNAALNPATPAPERAKSYYSASLNEETSYPTLQGEVNVDIAIIGGGFTGVATAVELAERGYKVAIVETNKVGWGASGRNGGQVTGSLSGDAAMSKQMRQWLGDDVDDFIWHLRWRGHEIIKSRVEKYGIACDLKFGHLHAAMKPSHMDELKASYDDAKRRGMGDEISLLDGAGVRAHLESDLYCGAIKNTRNMHLHPLNLCIGEAKAAASLGALIFEHSEVLDIIHGPRPAVVTSGGRINAAQVMLAGDVYHKLERKQLKGMIFPAMGGIVTTKPLGELAKRINPQDLAVYDCRFVLDYYRMTGDGRLLFGGGANYSGRDSRDIAGELRPCIERTFPALKGVDIEFQWSCAMGIVMNRIPQLGKLSENVWYCQGYSGHGVATTHIMGEIMATAMTGDLEKFDTFAQCKHIRVPMGDVFGNPMLAAGMWYYQLMEKLR; this is encoded by the coding sequence ATGAACGCTGCACTGAACCCCGCCACGCCCGCCCCCGAGCGCGCGAAGTCCTACTACTCCGCGAGCCTCAACGAAGAGACCAGTTACCCCACACTGCAAGGCGAGGTGAACGTCGACATCGCCATCATCGGCGGCGGCTTCACCGGCGTGGCCACCGCCGTCGAGCTGGCCGAGCGCGGCTACAAGGTCGCCATCGTCGAGACCAACAAGGTCGGCTGGGGCGCCAGCGGGCGCAACGGCGGGCAGGTCACCGGCAGCCTCTCCGGCGACGCCGCCATGAGCAAGCAGATGCGCCAGTGGCTGGGCGACGACGTCGACGATTTCATCTGGCACCTGCGCTGGCGCGGCCACGAGATCATCAAGAGCCGCGTGGAGAAATACGGCATCGCCTGCGACCTGAAGTTCGGCCACCTGCACGCGGCGATGAAGCCCTCGCACATGGACGAGCTCAAGGCCTCCTATGACGATGCCAAGCGCCGTGGCATGGGCGACGAGATCAGCCTGCTGGATGGCGCCGGCGTGCGCGCGCACCTGGAAAGCGACCTCTACTGCGGCGCCATCAAGAACACCCGCAACATGCACCTGCACCCGCTCAACCTGTGCATCGGCGAGGCCAAGGCCGCCGCCAGCCTGGGCGCGCTGATCTTCGAACACTCCGAGGTGCTGGACATCATCCACGGCCCGCGCCCGGCGGTGGTCACGTCGGGCGGGCGGATCAACGCCGCCCAGGTGATGCTGGCCGGCGACGTCTACCACAAGCTGGAGCGCAAGCAGCTCAAGGGCATGATCTTCCCGGCCATGGGCGGCATCGTCACCACCAAGCCGCTGGGCGAACTGGCCAAGCGTATCAACCCGCAGGACCTGGCGGTCTACGACTGCCGCTTCGTGCTCGACTACTACCGCATGACCGGCGACGGCCGCCTGCTGTTCGGCGGCGGTGCCAACTACTCCGGCCGCGACTCGCGCGACATCGCCGGCGAACTGCGCCCGTGCATCGAGCGCACCTTCCCGGCGCTCAAGGGCGTGGACATCGAGTTCCAGTGGAGCTGCGCCATGGGCATCGTGATGAACCGCATCCCGCAGCTGGGCAAGTTGTCGGAGAACGTCTGGTACTGCCAGGGCTATTCCGGCCACGGCGTGGCGACCACCCACATCATGGGCGAGATCATGGCCACCGCCATGACCGGCGACCTGGAGAAGTTCGACACCTTCGCCCAGTGCAAGCACATCCGCGTGCCGATGGGCGACGTGTTCGGCAACCCGATGCTGGCGGCGGGGATGTGGTACTACCAGCTGATGGAGAAGCTGCGCTGA
- a CDS encoding LysR substrate-binding domain-containing protein, with protein sequence MRFPSMTALRVLDAVARLGSLSGAASELSLTRSAVSHQLHSLEDCLGIALTERVGRGIALTYHGECFARETQRALAILNEARRFANAEEVAGRLCVSCTPGFATYWLCHQIGKFQRAHPQVELNLVSPRVPDDVSDRDVDLFIAYGVGDWTDLHVELIATLDSFPVCSPSLINAVGGLDSPEDLASLPFLHMVDHSDWLLWTAAAGVRDLNVRNGIVFSDAHLVQSAAIAGQGVAMGDALVSGDAMAKGQLVRLFNVAIEPPNRYYFVTDPAKSERPDIRAFKAWMRAELRMSEQFRQSGRTAVIGE encoded by the coding sequence ATGCGTTTCCCCTCGATGACCGCCCTGCGCGTGCTGGATGCCGTCGCCCGCCTGGGCAGCCTGTCCGGCGCCGCCAGCGAGCTGAGCCTGACCCGCAGCGCCGTCAGTCACCAGTTGCACAGCCTGGAAGATTGCCTGGGCATCGCCCTCACCGAGCGGGTCGGCCGCGGCATCGCGCTGACCTACCACGGCGAGTGCTTCGCCCGCGAAACCCAGCGCGCGCTGGCGATCCTCAACGAAGCGCGGCGCTTCGCCAATGCCGAGGAAGTCGCCGGCCGGCTGTGCGTCAGCTGTACGCCGGGCTTCGCCACCTACTGGCTGTGCCACCAGATCGGCAAGTTCCAGCGCGCCCACCCGCAGGTGGAGCTGAACCTGGTCTCGCCACGGGTGCCCGACGATGTCAGCGACCGCGACGTCGACCTGTTCATCGCCTATGGCGTGGGCGACTGGACCGACCTGCACGTGGAGCTGATCGCCACCCTGGACAGCTTCCCGGTGTGCAGCCCGTCGCTGATCAATGCGGTGGGCGGCCTGGACTCGCCGGAAGACCTCGCCAGCCTGCCCTTCCTGCACATGGTCGATCACTCCGACTGGCTGCTGTGGACGGCGGCGGCCGGCGTGCGCGACCTCAACGTACGCAACGGCATCGTCTTCTCGGACGCCCACCTGGTGCAGTCGGCGGCCATCGCCGGGCAAGGCGTGGCCATGGGCGATGCGCTGGTCAGTGGCGACGCCATGGCCAAGGGGCAGCTGGTGCGGTTGTTCAACGTCGCCATCGAGCCGCCCAACCGCTACTACTTCGTCACTGACCCGGCCAAGTCCGAACGCCCGGACATACGCGCCTTCAAGGCCTGGATGAGGGCCGAACTGCGAATGTCCGAGCAGTTCCGCCAGAGCGGCCGGACCGCCGTGATAGGTGAATGA
- a CDS encoding ABC transporter ATP-binding protein — protein sequence MQPQPQLRAIGIGKSYGSFNALDNVSIDIRQGEFLTLLGPSGSGKTTFLMILAGFQDPSRGTLEEGGADITRRPAEKRNFGMVFQGYALFPHMSIEDNVAFPLKIRGVKAEERNRRVRHMLEVVGLGEHLGKRPGELSGGQQQRVAIARALVFEPDMLLLDEPLSALDKNLREQLQAELQRIHRQVGTTFVFVTHDQNEALALSTRIAIFNRGQLAQVDDPQTIYNQPSNRFVAEFLGKMNLFPLSQVGRAGELACGRFGDAELRAGYSNAVQADAPLLAVRPEHMQLHSAPPQVNGHNVVQAVLTAKTYQGASTELCLGAGVEGKQPMSLAVHADHQASRLEQGAKVWLSWPIEKSLLIA from the coding sequence GTGCAGCCCCAGCCCCAACTACGTGCCATCGGTATCGGCAAGAGCTACGGCAGTTTCAACGCGCTGGACAACGTGTCCATCGACATCCGGCAGGGGGAGTTCCTCACCCTCCTCGGCCCGTCGGGCTCCGGCAAGACCACCTTCCTGATGATCCTCGCCGGGTTCCAGGACCCATCCCGCGGCACGCTCGAAGAGGGCGGCGCCGACATCACCCGGCGCCCGGCCGAGAAGCGCAATTTCGGCATGGTGTTCCAGGGCTACGCGCTGTTCCCGCACATGAGCATCGAGGACAACGTCGCCTTCCCGCTGAAGATCCGTGGCGTGAAGGCCGAGGAGCGCAACCGCCGCGTGCGCCACATGCTCGAGGTGGTGGGCCTGGGCGAACACCTGGGCAAGCGCCCCGGCGAGCTCTCCGGCGGCCAGCAGCAGCGCGTGGCCATCGCCCGCGCACTGGTGTTCGAACCGGACATGCTGCTGCTCGACGAACCCCTCTCGGCACTGGACAAGAACCTGCGCGAGCAGTTGCAGGCCGAACTGCAACGCATCCACCGCCAGGTCGGCACCACCTTCGTCTTCGTCACCCACGACCAGAACGAAGCCCTTGCCCTCTCCACCCGCATCGCCATCTTCAACCGTGGCCAACTGGCCCAGGTCGACGACCCGCAGACCATCTACAACCAACCCAGCAATCGCTTCGTCGCCGAATTCCTCGGCAAGATGAACCTGTTCCCGCTGAGCCAGGTGGGCCGCGCCGGCGAACTGGCCTGCGGTCGCTTCGGCGACGCCGAGCTGCGCGCCGGCTATTCCAACGCCGTGCAGGCCGACGCGCCGCTGCTGGCGGTGCGCCCGGAGCACATGCAGCTGCACAGCGCCCCGCCGCAGGTGAACGGCCACAACGTGGTGCAGGCCGTGCTCACCGCCAAGACCTACCAGGGCGCCAGCACCGAGCTGTGCCTGGGCGCCGGCGTCGAGGGCAAGCAACCCATGAGCCTGGCCGTGCACGCCGACCACCAGGCGTCGCGCCTGGAACAGGGCGCGAAGGTCTGGCTGAGCTGGCCCATCGAGAAAAGCCTGCTGATCGCCTGA
- a CDS encoding ABC transporter substrate-binding protein, producing MFNPHQQDCIEVLIEKTRRGQIDRRTFLKGMGLMAALPLALRSGVSFAAGDKPLVVVNWGGDAIKAFGKAWTEGFSKATGIPTKIDGSGPTEGAIRTQLSSGRVSWDVVDAESSVLQILGKEGLVQPIDYNVVSKDKVLPGFAYEYGIANYMLSYVIAYDSERFGDKAPTTWADFWDVKTFPGKRTLYKWMNGMLEAALLADGVTPDKLYPLDVPRALKKIEELKPHVLSFWGSGAETQQLLIEGEVSMGAIWNTRAQVITEDSEGRIKWTFDNALLGCSNWGVLKGNPAGTEAAMKFIAYAQDPQSQVELFKMFGNGPANPAAAALIPDDRKHLNCTDPANLPKQVMLSHEWYTDHYGATLEQYLTHISK from the coding sequence ATGTTCAATCCGCACCAGCAAGACTGCATCGAAGTCCTCATCGAAAAGACCCGCCGCGGGCAGATCGACCGCCGCACCTTCCTCAAGGGAATGGGCCTGATGGCCGCCCTGCCGCTGGCGTTGCGCAGCGGCGTGAGCTTTGCCGCCGGCGACAAGCCGCTGGTGGTGGTGAACTGGGGCGGCGACGCGATCAAGGCGTTCGGCAAGGCCTGGACCGAGGGCTTCTCCAAGGCCACCGGCATCCCCACCAAGATCGACGGCAGCGGCCCCACCGAGGGCGCCATCCGCACCCAGCTCTCCAGCGGCCGGGTCAGCTGGGACGTGGTCGACGCGGAAAGCTCGGTCCTGCAGATACTCGGCAAGGAAGGCCTGGTGCAGCCCATCGACTACAACGTCGTCTCCAAGGACAAGGTGCTGCCCGGCTTCGCCTACGAATACGGCATCGCCAACTACATGCTCAGCTATGTGATCGCCTACGACAGCGAGCGCTTCGGCGACAAGGCGCCCACGACCTGGGCGGACTTCTGGGACGTCAAGACCTTCCCCGGCAAGCGCACCCTCTACAAGTGGATGAACGGCATGCTGGAGGCCGCCCTGCTGGCCGACGGCGTCACGCCGGACAAGCTCTACCCGCTGGATGTGCCGCGCGCGCTGAAGAAGATCGAAGAGCTCAAGCCCCACGTCCTTTCCTTCTGGGGCTCGGGCGCGGAAACCCAGCAGTTGCTGATCGAGGGCGAGGTCTCCATGGGCGCCATCTGGAACACCCGCGCCCAGGTGATCACCGAGGACAGCGAGGGCCGCATCAAGTGGACCTTCGACAATGCCCTGCTGGGCTGCAGCAACTGGGGCGTGCTCAAGGGCAACCCGGCGGGCACCGAGGCGGCCATGAAGTTCATCGCCTACGCCCAGGACCCGCAGTCCCAGGTGGAGCTGTTCAAGATGTTCGGCAACGGCCCGGCCAACCCCGCCGCCGCCGCGCTGATCCCGGACGACCGCAAGCACCTGAACTGCACGGATCCTGCGAACCTGCCCAAGCAGGTGATGCTCAGCCACGAGTGGTACACCGACCACTACGGGGCGACCCTGGAGCAGTACCTGACCCACATTTCCAAGTGA
- a CDS encoding ABC transporter permease — protein sequence MADNAPSRLKLGALLLPLPVVLIVFYVLPFLGVLGWSVTLPEPGIEQYQRIITDPAIHDVLWRTFRLCTTVSVISLLIAYLMAYCWVYSPPFWQRVVEICVFIPFWLSVLVRAFGWLIALRSNGLLNDWLQYLGITSEPLQLTRNELGVVIGMVHFMVPFALFPLVSTMRRLDPRVLLAARGLGAGQLRTFWSIFVPQTIPGILGAFIIVFVFCLGFFITPAILGGGQTVMVAEYVYLQMFQTSNWGLGAALSVVLLALVSGMIWALLRMTRVDKLVG from the coding sequence ATGGCCGATAACGCCCCCTCGCGGCTCAAGCTGGGCGCCCTGCTGCTGCCGCTGCCGGTCGTGCTGATCGTGTTCTACGTGCTGCCCTTCCTCGGCGTGCTCGGCTGGAGCGTGACCCTCCCGGAGCCGGGGATCGAGCAGTACCAGCGGATCATCACCGACCCGGCGATCCACGACGTGCTCTGGCGGACCTTCCGCCTGTGCACCACGGTCAGCGTGATATCCCTGCTGATCGCCTACCTGATGGCCTACTGCTGGGTCTACAGCCCGCCATTCTGGCAGCGCGTGGTGGAAATCTGCGTGTTCATCCCGTTCTGGCTGTCGGTGCTGGTGCGCGCCTTCGGCTGGCTGATCGCCCTGCGCAGCAACGGTCTGCTCAACGACTGGCTGCAGTATCTGGGCATCACCAGCGAGCCGTTGCAGCTGACCCGCAACGAGCTGGGCGTGGTGATCGGCATGGTCCATTTCATGGTGCCCTTCGCGCTGTTCCCGCTGGTATCCACCATGCGCCGCCTCGACCCGCGCGTGCTGCTCGCCGCGCGCGGCCTGGGCGCCGGGCAGCTGCGCACCTTCTGGAGCATCTTCGTGCCGCAGACCATCCCCGGCATCCTGGGCGCCTTCATCATCGTCTTCGTGTTCTGCCTGGGCTTCTTCATCACCCCGGCGATCCTTGGCGGCGGGCAGACGGTGATGGTGGCCGAGTACGTCTACCTGCAGATGTTCCAGACCAGCAACTGGGGCCTGGGCGCGGCGCTCTCGGTAGTGCTGCTGGCGCTGGTCAGCGGGATGATCTGGGCGCTGCTGCGCATGACCCGCGTCGACAAGCTGGTGGGATAA